The Dehalococcoidia bacterium region CCTACCTTGAGCGCCGGGTCGAGATGGCGACGATCAACGTCGGGCTCTATCCGCCGGCGGTGCGGCCGCAGAACGGCTACGCGAACCCGCTCGACGCGGCCGCCGCCGCGTGGGGCGCCTCGCTCCGCTTTCTGGCGGCGGCGGCGAGCGGCGTGGTCGCGGTCGTCGTCTTCTTCTGGTGGGCGATCCCGCTGCTTGCGCTCGCGGGATGGCGGCTCGCCGGCTGGCTGCGGCGGCGCAGCGTCACCGCTGCCTCCTGAGCAGCCGGACATCCGCGGAGAGCACTGACGCCCGGCTCGTCCGATGCGAGCTACCCGCCGATTTGCGACATCGAGCGGTTCGGCCGCACAAATGCGGCCCCCTCGTTGATCCGATGCTTCTTCTCTTTGTGGCGGACCGCCTCCCGAATGATCGCGATCAGCTCCTCATCGCTCGCCCCGGCACGAAGCGGGCCGAGGAGGTCCCAGTCGCCAGTCGAGAAGAGACAGGTGCGCAGCTGGCCGTCGGCAGTGAGCCGCAGCCGGTTGCAGTCGGCGCAAAACGGCTCAGTCACGGGATTGATGAACCCGATCTCGCCTTTCCCGTCGGCAAACCGCCAGCGGCGAGAGGTCGAGCCGGGCGCCGCCTCGATCGGCTCGAGCGCGTAATGGCGGCGGATGATCGCGAGGACCGTCGCGCCGGGAAGCACCTTCGCCATCTCCCAGTTGCCCTCGGCATCGAGCGGCATATATTCAAGAAAGCGAACGACGTAGGCGCGGCTGCGCGCCAGTTCGCAGAAGGCGAGGATATCTTCCTCGCTCATGTCGGGCATGGTAACGGCGTTCACCTTGATCGGCCAAAGCGAGGGATACTTCTCAACCTCACGCAGCCCTTCGAGGACGCGGTCGAGCGCATCGCGGCGGGTCAGGTGGTGGAAGCGGTCGCGGTTGAGCGAGTCGAGCGAGACGTTGACGCGCCGCAGCCCCGCCGCGGCGAGCGGACCCGCCAGTTTGTTGAGCAGGACGCCGTTCGTCGTCAGCGAGAGGTCGTCTAGCCCGTCGATCGCAGCGAGCCGGCGGACGAGGTCCGGCAGGCCGGCGCGCAAGGTCGGCTCGCCCCCCGTCAGCCGGATCTCCCGAATGCCGAGCGCAACGAAGAGCCGCGCAAGCCGCTCGATCTCGTCGAACGTCATCAGCTTCGCGTTCGCCAGCCAAGGCAGCCCCTCTTCGGGCATGCAGTAGACGCAGCGGAAGTTGCAGCGATCGATCACCGAGAGCCGCAGGCTCTCCATGCGCCGACCAAACTGGTCGATGAGGGGCGCGAGCGCCGGCCGAGCCGCCATCAGCACCATGGAGCCGTCTCACAAAATAAACAGTTCCGGGCTTTCTCTGTCAGAATCATCAAGTATCGGGTCAAGGCTAGCGTGGGGCGCGCGATGCTGTCAACCGCGCGGCCGCCCCTGATCGCAGCGGCCGCCTATACTGAATTGGGAGAGAAGCGGAAGGAGCCTCATGGACGTTATCAAGATCACTCCGCGCGGCTACTGCTACGGCGTCGTCGACGCGATCCAGCTGGTGAAGCGGGTCGCTGCCGACCCGGCCACGCCGCGGCCGATCTACATCCTCGGCCAGATCGTCCACAACCAGCATGTCGTCGCCGAGATGGAGCGCCTTGGCGTCATCTCGCTCGACGGGCCAAACCGGCTCGCCCTCCTTGAGCAGGTGAATGAGGGGACGGTGATTTTCACCGCCCATGGGGTCTCCCCCGCCGTCAAGGAGCGCGCGGCCGCCAAAGGGCTCCACTGCGTCGACGCCACCTGCCCAGACGTAGAACGGACCCACGCCCTCATCCGCCAGCTCGCCCCGCAGGGCTACCAGATCATCTACATCGGCAAGCGCGGGCACCCCGAGCCTGAGGGGGCGATCGGCGAAGCACCAGAGGCGGTTCATCTCGTCGAAACGGTCGAGGATGTCCACGCTCTTGACCTCGTTGCCGACAAAATCGCCGTCACCACCCAGACCACCCTCTCGAAGTGGGATACCGAGGAAGTGATCGCGGCGGTCCTCGCGCGATACCCCCACGCCGAGGTGCACAACGAGATTTGCCTGGCCACCCAGCAGCGCCAAGAGGCGGCGGTCTTTTTCTCCCAGCAGGCCGACCTCGTGCTTGTCGTCGGCGATAAGAAATCGAACAACACCAACCGCCTCGTCGAAGTCGTTCAGAAGCTCGGGCGGAAGCCGGCCTACCGCATCGACACGGTGGAGGACATTCGCCCTGAATGGCTCGTTGGAGTGCGCCGCGTGGGGGTGACCGCCGGCTCGTCGACGCCGAGCGAACTGACCCGCGCCGTCATCCGCTATCTTGAGGGGCTCGACTTGGAGGTCAACGCCGCTGGCCGCTGATCTCGGCGCCTCTCGCCTCCGACCAGGCCCTGGATTGAACGGCGTCACCCCTTCCGCGCCGACAGCGTGCGGGCGGGGCTCGCCTTCTTCGTCTTTGCCCTTCTCCAGTCTTTCTCCTGGGAGACCGTGCTCGCGACGGTTATCGGCTTTCGCCACTCGCCTGGCTCGTTCACCTCGGCGCGGTGGCAGTGATGGCTGGCGCCACTGCTGCCGTCCTCATCGCCCGCACCGTCCCGCAGGCGCAGCGCTTTGCCCGCCTCCCGGAGGGGATCGCGTGGCTGTTCACTACTATCTTTCTGGTGACGCTGGCTGAGCTGCCGCTCGGCGTCGACCAGAGCCGCCAGCCAGAAGCGGGGCGCGTACTCGTCGACGCGGCGCTTCTTTGACTTACCTCTGTCCTCCGCTTCGCCGGTTGGAGCTGGATGCTCGATGCCGGCGCTCCGGCAAGGGAACGACCCCGAGCGGAACGTCGGCGGGTCGATCTTCTCTTCCTCAGGAAGCGCCCCCGTGCCCGGCTCCCAAAGCTGGGTCCCCAACTACTGCGACTACCTCGCTCTTGCATGCTGGGTCAGCACGACCCTCGGCCCATCGGATACGATTGCTTCTTCATGACGCACCAAAATGCTGGTGATGCTGCAGGCTTCGGCCTCAATCGTCATCCTCTCCGTGATCGCGGCGCGAG contains the following coding sequences:
- the moaA gene encoding GTP 3',8-cyclase MoaA — translated: MAARPALAPLIDQFGRRMESLRLSVIDRCNFRCVYCMPEEGLPWLANAKLMTFDEIERLARLFVALGIREIRLTGGEPTLRAGLPDLVRRLAAIDGLDDLSLTTNGVLLNKLAGPLAAAGLRRVNVSLDSLNRDRFHHLTRRDALDRVLEGLREVEKYPSLWPIKVNAVTMPDMSEEDILAFCELARSRAYVVRFLEYMPLDAEGNWEMAKVLPGATVLAIIRRHYALEPIEAAPGSTSRRWRFADGKGEIGFINPVTEPFCADCNRLRLTADGQLRTCLFSTGDWDLLGPLRAGASDEELIAIIREAVRHKEKKHRINEGAAFVRPNRSMSQIGG
- a CDS encoding 4-hydroxy-3-methylbut-2-enyl diphosphate reductase, whose protein sequence is MDVIKITPRGYCYGVVDAIQLVKRVAADPATPRPIYILGQIVHNQHVVAEMERLGVISLDGPNRLALLEQVNEGTVIFTAHGVSPAVKERAAAKGLHCVDATCPDVERTHALIRQLAPQGYQIIYIGKRGHPEPEGAIGEAPEAVHLVETVEDVHALDLVADKIAVTTQTTLSKWDTEEVIAAVLARYPHAEVHNEICLATQQRQEAAVFFSQQADLVLVVGDKKSNNTNRLVEVVQKLGRKPAYRIDTVEDIRPEWLVGVRRVGVTAGSSTPSELTRAVIRYLEGLDLEVNAAGR